The genomic interval TACTATTTTCAACCAACATAGAGATATCAATGATTGCAACTACCAACTCAAATGAGTATTATAATTTCGCTATTAGCCCTACAATATCCGTTTATGATAACAATCATATCTATATCTCCTTTGGTTATAACTTTAATAACTTTTACAGAACTATTGCTAGTAGATGGCAAGATACAGGCAGTTCTTTTTCTCTTGTTTGGTCAAGGAGAGTTGATAATAACTTTGGGGACCAGATAGACTATACTCCGATCCTATATAAGGCATCATCAACTGTTGATAATGTTGGTAATTTGTATCTTATACAGGTGTGGCGTAGGATAGGTAGTGGAGATACGTCTTGGATTTCTAAGATAGACTCATCTGGTAACCAATATTGGATAAGTGGTATAAATCCCGGAACTGCTTTCATGACAACCTTTGGTGATTTCATAATAGCGGGTGAGGTTATATACACAAATGGTTTTATTTATGCTACTGGTCAGCATTGGATATGGTCTCCATCTAGGGACTTCGGTGTTGGGATAAATAGGTTATCAACGAATAATACCTATTCTACTTCGTGGGGTGGTGGTACTAATATTAGTGGTAGAGGAGTAGTGTTTGATTACATGCTTCATGCTGCTCCTAAGGTTGATCTTGTATATCTATCAGGAGACTTATACATTGTCTTTGCTGATAGGAGAAATGGTAATTCTGATGTTTTTATAACGAGAATAAATACTAATACAGGTTTTTTTGTTTGGTCCTCTCCGTCCGTTAGGTTGGTTGCTGGTGGTAGTGATGTTCAAGAATATCCTTCTATACACTATGATGGTTCTGGAAACTTATATGTTTCTTACCTTGCTACATCTGGAAGTGGTAGGAGCATAAGGGTTGCTAAAGTTGACCAGAATGGTTCTGTGTTAGGTGATGTATCTCTTGACTCTGCTTTGTATAATCCTACTTACAATATAGGACAACCTAAACTTTATGTATCTCCTTCTGGTGAGTTGTTCGTGTTCTTTTATGAAGATGGAGGGGTAGGTAAGAGAAGAGTGAAGGTTGCGAAATATGATGGGTTTGCTGGGAATTTATTGTTTGTCAAGGAAGTGCAGGATGTAGAGTATAAGAAAGTATCTTCAATGCTTTCTACAAGAGTTTTAGCAGGGTCTGTTGGAACCGCAAGTTCAGTTAGATTAAACTCAACTTTTGCTACCAATGGTCAGCAGATAAATTTCTTTACGTCGCCCGATGGTATCAATTGGTATCTTACACCAACGAATACTGTTGTGAATTTCACCAATATTGGTTCCGACTTGAGGGTAAGGATAACATTTTCTGGAGATGGTAAGAGTAATTTTTGGGTTGATAGTTATTCGTTAGAGGTTTTGGGATATCAAACTGGAGATATATTTGCTTCGACGAACTCTAACTTTACAACTTATGTTGGTAGCAATTACATAAGTAGTGCTCTATCTTCTCAAATAATTACAAACTATGTCTTGTCAGATGGTGTAAATAAGGCTGTTTTCCATTTGAGACTACTTAACATAGGTAATTCTAGTGGTAACTTCTATTTGTATGGTAGTTTTAGTAAATCCTGGTCATACGACTTTTTTGATGCTAACAATAACAATATAAAACCTCAAGTCAATAATGGAACTTATGGTGTTTCATTACTACCAGGACAATTCACTAACTTCAGATTAGAGATAACTCCTCCAAGTTCTTCGTATGATGGTGAGATAGGTGAGTTCTATCTATACACGTCTGCTACGAATGGCAATTACCAACACGATGCGATGACACTTGTTGTGTATGCTAGAAAGTATTTACCAGATATGGCAATAAGTAATGCCTCGGGTGTAATTGGGACTAATGTTTATGAGCTTCATCCTTCATCACAGTCATGGTCTGCTAAAGCAAATTCTAGGTTCTACGGGTATGAGACGGCTTATACCAATTACATAAGAATATTCAATAGAGGAATCCTAAACGATGTTATAGCAATAACTAACAACTTCTCATCAAGTATTGGTTCTCTGTCTGATTGGAACATATTGGTGAGTAATATAAGTGATAATCAACTAGTATCGTCTTATCCTTACTATCTGAATATAAATTCTGGACAGAACAAAGTTCTGATGGTTGTAGTATCTCCTAAAACTAACGCTACTACCAATGATATTCTCTCTTTAAGATTTTTCTCCTTCTCAACGAATACCAATGCAATCAATGATAATTTGAGAAAGGATAGCGTCATGTTTGTAATTACGAATCACAAAGTTCAACCTGATGTAGTAGTATCAACAAACATTTATATGCTAGGTGGGGTTAATGAGGGTAACTATGTATCTACCAATACTACGCTTACACAATCTATAATGGTTAGGACAGTCAATAATGTTGGACTTACATATTACTTTAGAGTAAAGAATGATGGGTATCAACCTGACACAATCTTTGTTAAAGCACAACAGATTACGAACCCCGGGTGGAGTGAGAGGTACTATACAAATGATGTTGAGATAACATCTTCTATAACCAATGCCGGTATTAATGTTTATTTACAGCAAGATGAATGGATTGACATAAAAGCGGAATACACACCAGATGGGACTGTTGATAGTGGTGTTGAACCATGGGTTAGGTTGGATACTATTTCAACTACATTCACGAATGCTTATGACTATGCTTGGGCAAGACCTAGAAACATAAAGGTAAGACCTGATGTCCTTATTGGAAGTTCGTTGTCAAGTATGATAGGTAATGATATTTACAACTCAACAGGTATGAACCAAAATACTTTTAATTTAGTTATGAAGGGAGGTGTTGAGATAGTAACGAACTTCATTGTAGTTCAAAACGACAGTACAACTGACCCAGATATTATCAACATCGTAGGAGATGTGCAACCTACAGGGTGGATTGTGAAGTATTTAAGTGCTTCTGATGATGATATTACTCATAACATAACTAACACTACTAATTTGACATTACCTCTAGGTAGCAGTATAACACTAAAGGTTGTTTCTTATCCTCAGATGAGTGTTCCTGATGATCAAATTGTTGAAATCAAGGTCAAAGCTTATTCTTCTTATGTAGCATCTCAAGAGGATGTTGTTGTTGTATCCAACAGGGCTATAAGTGTCAAACCTGATATGGGTGTTTGGGCACCATTGAGTGGTTGGATTGATGTACCGACTGTTTCCGGAACCTATGAGGGACAAGGTAGTCTGAGTAATAAAATAATAGCAGGAATGACTAATTCGTTTAGGATTAGGCTGAAGAATGATACTTTATCTGTTCAACCTTATATTCTTAAGGCAACAATAACCAATAAGGGAGGAAGTTTAAAAGACTGGGTTTATACTTTCAGGTCTGTTGTTGGTTCATTAACCAACGATATAACATCTCATGTTACTAACAATGGTTGGACGAATACATATTCAGTTGGACAGACTGTTGAAGTGTTGGTTAGTGTATTTTTGACTAACGCTGTTTCTTTTGATTTGGCAACTACGAATGGTGCTGTGAGCAACATGCTTGAACTCAAGTATGATTTCATAAGCGTTTTTAGAACTAATATTGTGGATAAGGGAATGCATAGTCTGATAGTGGTTAGAGGACTTCCTGATGCGTATCATGAGAGCTTACTTGTAGGATTAAATATTGTGACTAATGAGTTTGGTCCTGGAAACTATTCACTGTATGGTATAACAAAAAACTACCCAAGAAGTGATATAGTATTAAAGTTCAGGAATGTTGGAGACTTTAGAGATGTGTTTAGAATATATGCTACCATTTCAAATGGATCTCAACCGAACAATCACATTACTAATTGGGTTTTCTCGTTCTTTGATGAACAGACGAATGATGTAACTTATTACATAACCAACACTAATGCTGGTTGGACAAATACAATAACGAATGGCTATGAGAGAATTTTGAGGATGCAAATTGTGAATAGTAATGGTTATGTAAATGACAACGTTTTCTTTTTCTTCAGTTTTGAGACGGTAACTAAAGAGGTAAGGTTTGACACAATCTGGTATGAGGTTATTATCACACCGGGATTACCGGATGTTGCTGTCTCAAATATTTATACAGGGACTTTGAAAGGAACAAATCAGTTTGGTCCTGAAAGTTATGACTATTACAAGATTGAGACGAATGAAATAGGTAGGTATAGGATAGTAATGAGGAACATAGCACCGATACAAGGGTATCCGCGGTTTAGACTGAAAGCAGTATTGTATGGAGATACAGGTAAGTTTGATATCTACCATACCAACAAGGATGGAAATTACATTCATTTAACAAATTTGACATCAACACTGGGATACACTAATTATCTGAGTAACTATAACGCTATAAATAACTTTCCAGAGGATTATCTATCGGTTTATGTCGTTCCAAAACCAAGTGCTCTTCCAGGTGATAAGGTGATAATTAGATACGAATTTAGCCTTTACGATAATCCTGGTGTATTTGATTTCGTTTATATAACCAATCAAGTTGTAATACCTAGGGTTAGTGTTTTGTCTTTACCAACTTATAGTTCTAATGTTACTGCATATGTGGGTAAGTATCAGTCTTCTACTGGAATGTTTATAGTATCTAATGGTGATAGTGTTTGGGAAGACTTTGTTGTGAAAGCAACTCAATCATCTTCTGTTGGTTGGAATATAAAGTTCTTTACAAACTCAACTGATCTGTCTTCTTCATTCTTTGGGACTGGTTTTGAAACAGGTAATATTGATGGTAATACTGTAATGTTATTCACATTTACTATAACTAATACAACTGAACTTACTAGCGGCACTACCAATATTCTCAGCATAACTGCGAGGAGTAAGAAAAACACTAATGTTTCATCTACTCTTACTGTTAACATACTATATATTGATGCTGTTGCGGATATTTTTGCTAGGAATGAGGATGATAATGGTGAGTTTGTAGGTATCAATGTAATAGATGGTGCTATTACGAACAAGATTGAAATCAATGAAACTAACATTTACTATGTTGTTTTGAGTAATTCTATAAGCGTGGGTGCTCCTGTTAAGTTTGTTGTTTCCGCTGAGAGTAATTACTCTCCGATGTTTAT from Spirochaetota bacterium carries:
- a CDS encoding T9SS type A sorting domain-containing protein encodes the protein MLMTSLSNKVLLVLMFVFLSYHLYGQITFYEDFNTAANISSFTANLTNGTLEVGYPDVTSGYYWFQEWGDFAYYNGNFYIVWADRRYDGYSQVFLTKMDGNGNILFSTNIEISMIATTNSNEYYNFAISPTISVYDNNHIYISFGYNFNNFYRTIASRWQDTGSSFSLVWSRRVDNNFGDQIDYTPILYKASSTVDNVGNLYLIQVWRRIGSGDTSWISKIDSSGNQYWISGINPGTAFMTTFGDFIIAGEVIYTNGFIYATGQHWIWSPSRDFGVGINRLSTNNTYSTSWGGGTNISGRGVVFDYMLHAAPKVDLVYLSGDLYIVFADRRNGNSDVFITRINTNTGFFVWSSPSVRLVAGGSDVQEYPSIHYDGSGNLYVSYLATSGSGRSIRVAKVDQNGSVLGDVSLDSALYNPTYNIGQPKLYVSPSGELFVFFYEDGGVGKRRVKVAKYDGFAGNLLFVKEVQDVEYKKVSSMLSTRVLAGSVGTASSVRLNSTFATNGQQINFFTSPDGINWYLTPTNTVVNFTNIGSDLRVRITFSGDGKSNFWVDSYSLEVLGYQTGDIFASTNSNFTTYVGSNYISSALSSQIITNYVLSDGVNKAVFHLRLLNIGNSSGNFYLYGSFSKSWSYDFFDANNNNIKPQVNNGTYGVSLLPGQFTNFRLEITPPSSSYDGEIGEFYLYTSATNGNYQHDAMTLVVYARKYLPDMAISNASGVIGTNVYELHPSSQSWSAKANSRFYGYETAYTNYIRIFNRGILNDVIAITNNFSSSIGSLSDWNILVSNISDNQLVSSYPYYLNINSGQNKVLMVVVSPKTNATTNDILSLRFFSFSTNTNAINDNLRKDSVMFVITNHKVQPDVVVSTNIYMLGGVNEGNYVSTNTTLTQSIMVRTVNNVGLTYYFRVKNDGYQPDTIFVKAQQITNPGWSERYYTNDVEITSSITNAGINVYLQQDEWIDIKAEYTPDGTVDSGVEPWVRLDTISTTFTNAYDYAWARPRNIKVRPDVLIGSSLSSMIGNDIYNSTGMNQNTFNLVMKGGVEIVTNFIVVQNDSTTDPDIINIVGDVQPTGWIVKYLSASDDDITHNITNTTNLTLPLGSSITLKVVSYPQMSVPDDQIVEIKVKAYSSYVASQEDVVVVSNRAISVKPDMGVWAPLSGWIDVPTVSGTYEGQGSLSNKIIAGMTNSFRIRLKNDTLSVQPYILKATITNKGGSLKDWVYTFRSVVGSLTNDITSHVTNNGWTNTYSVGQTVEVLVSVFLTNAVSFDLATTNGAVSNMLELKYDFISVFRTNIVDKGMHSLIVVRGLPDAYHESLLVGLNIVTNEFGPGNYSLYGITKNYPRSDIVLKFRNVGDFRDVFRIYATISNGSQPNNHITNWVFSFFDEQTNDVTYYITNTNAGWTNTITNGYERILRMQIVNSNGYVNDNVFFFFSFETVTKEVRFDTIWYEVIITPGLPDVAVSNIYTGTLKGTNQFGPESYDYYKIETNEIGRYRIVMRNIAPIQGYPRFRLKAVLYGDTGKFDIYHTNKDGNYIHLTNLTSTLGYTNYLSNYNAINNFPEDYLSVYVVPKPSALPGDKVIIRYEFSLYDNPGVFDFVYITNQVVIPRVSVLSLPTYSSNVTAYVGKYQSSTGMFIVSNGDSVWEDFVVKATQSSSVGWNIKFFTNSTDLSSSFFGTGFETGNIDGNTVMLFTFTITNTTELTSGTTNILSITARSKKNTNVSSTLTVNILYIDAVADIFARNEDDNGEFVGINVIDGAITNKIEINETNIYYVVLSNSISVGAPVKFVVSAESNYSPMFITRIFSHNDTDITSQVFNSNYIIEIGSGQSSFVRVVRILTNTNTSVGSGFHSYLRLSMKTVDVENNIYDYIILRDVVVDPDVDVRSAGGYDNIFSFNSYLDNGKNVKTFKNTPISVYLGIKNEDQVSERFYVKANTGNSVWDVKYYDLNNNDVTDLVRQGSYLTPLVGHGEFYIIKTVIKPSIEVNPADVFYQTVEVWSYKNNSRKDFITNTVSIESMFIVGKVRDKKTGNGIPNSVVEVVDPYGMKVVVKSDTNGNYSAPVYPVVGGLYMMKAEASAYVGAFTNIYFEIGTNIVNFDLVGLNMTADKVDVRIFPNPIQVGKGGSFVYALNEDTVVSVSIYDLNGKLVKHIARDERKPRGVYYFIWDGTDENGAYVKQGVYVFTINTGKEVIVKKLFVK